In the Acomys russatus chromosome 13, mAcoRus1.1, whole genome shotgun sequence genome, one interval contains:
- the LOC127197696 gene encoding C-type lectin domain family 2 member H-like: MDTLYGPEPSLKGFTVPLQELVADCKVEFCGKMLQGKYLTITSCVSPVKLYCCYGVITVLTVAVVVLSVALLGLWAFLKRYARASDHWIGLHRESPEHAWKETDSTECSSLYVFQTAFPSTGFMSWCA; encoded by the exons ATGGACACCCTTTATGGACCAGAGCCTTCTTTGAAAGGGTTTACAGTACCGCTTCAGGAACTTGTAGCTGATTGTAAAGTAGAGTTTTGTG GTAAAATGCTCCAAGGAAAATATCTCACTATCACCTCCTGTGTGTCTCCTGTTAAGCTCTACTGCTGCTATGGGGTGATCACGGTCCTCACTGTAGCTGTAGTTGtactttctgttgctttgttgG GACTATGG GCTTTCCTGAAGAGATATGCGAGGGCTTCTGACCACTGGATTGGCCTGCACCGAGAGTCACCAGAACATGCATGGAAGGAAACAGACAGCACTGAGTGTAGCAGCTTGTACGTTTTTCAGACtgcttttccttctactgggttcATGTCATGGTGTGCTTGA